A genomic window from Chitinophaga pollutisoli includes:
- a CDS encoding TonB-dependent receptor encodes MFVQSEAYAQQPPSNKDSETGAISGKVQQTGNKEPIPFATIALLNEDDSTVINGVAADEKGTFILKPVPYGSYLLRVATMGFTPSFFKVKLNNERPQWDLGTVVLETGARSLKEVEVVGQKKMFTMNKDSIIFTPDENFLPGGTGMELLEYVPGVTIDANNNITMEGKDQVRFYVDNKPVAHTGMDANSYLNNLPSFMIERIEVLKVPPDAVDAEQALVEGRTNIRYINIITRKIQFRGYSAAITAGVDSRRNLNAKMRFNMNLAPFQITYFNNGQYNSDSSYLQRTYFPKTVGGDSSFLEQKNFRTSYNFNHNLNTRYERKFTDKEYLRGAVTLGWTGDGSNNENNSINSNGAHKPTMIKNQDSENRRNGYRAVTDWNYFKEYEQRDKKLEAGFNFTKAGAKGSGYNDYLYPLTDDTSLQRNDNRNGSYNMRTNIHFRQPLGDGKYYDLSGSANISGSANENIAQRKNVADKELLAAPRLSTDYTSFNQNYAVNATTGKNNPKLGYSVTGRFVYTGSKSRETFAGNQFNNETYEVRSSAGVNYSPWKDHRANLRFNPGIQFFNQMALLDSLRSHVPFKYTNFAPGVNFNYDYKQQQLSFSYSRNMDRPSPDQLNPFVNTTDSFNIRTGNPNLRPAFTKDYRAEYSIQVKSHSLKVGVEKQDADDIISRYTRVEYINDTTIINTSTFVNLASRRDNNAYITLTSHFFRATNNNKGAIQLNINAGLRYYDTQTDGGEDGQGAVSDKFAHVSGWTSHLNTWASYRIRVFNVSVNFRYNGPRYYAQGKQEARFGSGLKGQVNLFQRKLNVAFSAENIFGSSVRNSYELTKDYEQRSNNRRNVRYLSLNLTYNIRKFNKLGKKGPKEFELGTEEEEGGQQHRRR; translated from the coding sequence GTGGCCACCATGGGTTTCACTCCGTCATTCTTCAAAGTAAAGCTCAATAACGAACGCCCGCAGTGGGACCTCGGCACCGTGGTCCTCGAAACCGGCGCCCGCAGCCTTAAAGAAGTGGAAGTGGTGGGGCAGAAGAAAATGTTCACCATGAACAAGGATTCCATCATCTTCACGCCCGACGAAAACTTCCTGCCCGGCGGCACCGGCATGGAACTGCTCGAATATGTGCCCGGCGTTACCATCGACGCCAATAACAACATCACGATGGAAGGTAAAGACCAGGTGCGGTTTTACGTCGACAACAAACCCGTTGCCCACACCGGCATGGACGCCAACAGTTACCTCAACAACCTGCCCTCTTTCATGATCGAAAGGATCGAAGTGCTGAAAGTACCGCCAGACGCGGTAGACGCTGAACAGGCGCTCGTGGAAGGCAGGACCAATATCCGTTACATCAACATCATTACCCGGAAGATCCAGTTCCGCGGCTATTCCGCCGCAATAACCGCCGGAGTCGACAGCCGCCGCAACCTCAACGCCAAGATGCGGTTCAACATGAACCTCGCACCTTTCCAGATCACCTATTTCAACAACGGGCAATACAACTCGGATTCGAGTTATTTGCAACGTACCTATTTCCCGAAAACCGTTGGCGGCGACAGCTCTTTCCTCGAACAGAAAAATTTCCGCACGTCTTACAATTTCAACCACAACCTCAACACCCGCTACGAAAGGAAATTCACCGATAAGGAATACCTCCGCGGCGCGGTTACCCTCGGCTGGACCGGCGACGGCAGCAACAACGAAAACAATTCCATCAACAGCAACGGCGCCCACAAGCCTACCATGATCAAAAACCAGGACAGCGAGAACCGCAGGAATGGCTACAGGGCTGTTACCGACTGGAACTACTTCAAAGAATATGAGCAGCGCGATAAAAAACTGGAGGCAGGGTTCAACTTCACCAAAGCCGGCGCCAAGGGGAGCGGTTACAATGATTACCTGTATCCGTTGACCGACGACACTTCGCTCCAGCGCAACGACAACCGCAACGGCAGTTATAATATGCGTACCAACATCCACTTCCGGCAGCCCCTGGGCGACGGGAAGTATTACGACCTCAGCGGTTCGGCCAATATCAGCGGCTCGGCCAATGAGAACATCGCGCAGCGCAAAAATGTGGCGGATAAAGAACTGCTCGCCGCGCCCAGGCTCAGCACGGATTACACTTCTTTCAACCAGAACTACGCCGTTAACGCCACCACCGGGAAAAACAATCCCAAACTGGGGTACAGCGTAACGGGGCGTTTCGTGTATACCGGGTCAAAATCCCGCGAAACGTTTGCCGGCAACCAGTTCAACAACGAAACGTATGAAGTGCGCAGCTCCGCCGGCGTGAATTACAGTCCCTGGAAAGACCATCGCGCCAACCTGCGCTTCAACCCGGGCATCCAGTTCTTCAACCAGATGGCGCTGCTGGACTCCCTGCGAAGCCACGTACCGTTCAAATACACCAACTTCGCGCCGGGTGTGAATTTCAACTACGACTACAAGCAGCAGCAGCTGTCATTCAGCTATTCCCGCAATATGGACAGGCCTTCGCCCGATCAGCTAAACCCCTTCGTGAACACGACCGACAGCTTCAATATCCGTACCGGCAACCCGAACCTGCGCCCTGCGTTCACGAAAGACTACCGCGCGGAGTACAGCATCCAGGTGAAATCGCATTCGCTGAAAGTGGGGGTGGAAAAGCAGGATGCGGATGATATCATTTCCCGGTACACCCGTGTGGAATACATCAACGATACTACCATCATCAATACCAGCACCTTCGTGAACCTGGCCAGCAGGCGCGACAACAACGCGTACATCACGCTGACGTCCCACTTCTTCCGCGCCACCAACAACAACAAAGGCGCGATACAACTGAACATCAATGCCGGCCTGCGATACTACGATACCCAAACCGATGGCGGGGAAGACGGACAGGGCGCCGTGAGTGATAAATTCGCGCATGTTTCCGGGTGGACGAGCCACCTCAACACCTGGGCGAGCTACCGTATCCGGGTGTTCAACGTTTCCGTGAACTTCCGCTACAACGGCCCCCGGTACTATGCCCAGGGCAAGCAGGAAGCGCGTTTCGGAAGCGGGTTGAAAGGACAGGTAAACCTCTTCCAGCGGAAACTGAACGTAGCGTTCTCCGCTGAAAACATTTTTGGTTCGAGTGTGCGGAATTCGTACGAGCTCACGAAAGATTACGAGCAACGTTCCAATAACCGCCGCAACGTGCGCTACCTCAGCCTTAACCTCACATACAACATCCGCAAGTTCAACAAGCTGGGCAAAAAAGGCCCGAAAGAGTTTGAACTGGGGACCGAAGAGGAAGAAGGCGGGCAGCAACATCGCCGCCGGTAA
- a CDS encoding DUF58 domain-containing protein — protein MYAWSPFGLVCRRFTMPVAQTVKVFPSFLQLRNYELFSIKHKLNELGVHRRRIIGHSMEFDHIKEYIRGDDVRTLNWKATARRGNLMVNNYTEERSQLVYCVIDKGRAMKMPFGGLTLLDYAINATLVFSNVAMQKGDKSGLITFTGKQTEVLPASNKKVQLNKILDQLYAQTTDWMETDYERLGVHLRSSLSQRSFLILFTNFESLSGLQRQLPYLKQIARYHMLLVVFFENTELRELNEKRMEETEDIYMQVIAQKFAHEKKQIVRELAQAGIMSLLTAPEHLTVNVVNKYLELKSRMVL, from the coding sequence GTGTACGCCTGGAGCCCCTTCGGCCTGGTATGCCGCCGTTTTACGATGCCCGTCGCGCAAACGGTGAAAGTATTCCCTTCTTTCCTGCAACTGCGCAACTACGAACTCTTTTCCATCAAGCATAAACTGAACGAGCTTGGCGTGCACCGCCGCCGCATCATCGGCCACAGCATGGAATTCGATCATATCAAGGAATACATCCGCGGCGACGATGTGCGCACCCTCAACTGGAAAGCCACCGCGCGGAGGGGCAACCTCATGGTCAACAACTACACCGAAGAACGGTCCCAGCTCGTATATTGCGTGATCGACAAAGGCCGCGCCATGAAAATGCCTTTCGGCGGCCTCACCCTGCTCGACTACGCCATCAACGCCACGCTCGTTTTCAGCAACGTGGCCATGCAGAAAGGCGATAAATCCGGGCTCATCACCTTTACCGGCAAACAAACGGAGGTGCTGCCCGCCAGCAACAAGAAAGTCCAGCTCAATAAAATCCTCGACCAGCTCTATGCCCAAACCACCGACTGGATGGAAACCGACTACGAACGCCTCGGCGTCCATCTGCGGTCGTCCCTGTCGCAGCGTTCTTTCCTCATCCTGTTCACCAACTTCGAATCACTTTCCGGTTTGCAACGGCAACTGCCCTACCTGAAGCAAATCGCCAGGTACCACATGCTGCTGGTGGTGTTCTTCGAAAACACGGAACTGCGCGAACTGAACGAAAAGAGAATGGAAGAAACGGAAGATATTTACATGCAGGTGATCGCCCAGAAATTCGCGCACGAGAAAAAGCAGATTGTCCGGGAACTGGCGCAGGCGGGCATCATGAGCCTCCTCACCGCCCCGGAACACCTGACCGTTAACGTCGTAAATAAATACCTGGAGCTCAAATCCAGGATGGTACTATAA
- a CDS encoding MoxR family ATPase, with protein sequence MDINTFEPRTDLADLHEAVGAIRNEIAKVIVGQHQMVDLLMTGLLANGHMLVEGVPGVAKTLAAKLLAGTIDAKFSRIQFTPDLMPADVLGTSIFNPQSKEFEYKKGPIFGNVILIDEINRAPAKTQAALFEVMEERQITNDGVTHLLDAPFMVIATQNPIEQEGTYRLPEAQLDRFLFKVEVKYPSLEDEVAILQAANARGGDHTAVEQVRPVVSASTIIRLQQKVRTILMEEKLLQYVATLVNETRNNPGIYLGASPRASVAVMNCAKAVAVMNHRDFVTPDDVVYILPHVLRHRIILTPEREMEGITPDEVIAEILKAVEVPR encoded by the coding sequence ATGGATATCAACACCTTTGAGCCGCGTACCGACCTGGCGGATCTCCACGAAGCCGTAGGAGCCATCCGTAATGAGATCGCGAAAGTAATCGTAGGGCAGCACCAGATGGTGGACCTGCTGATGACGGGGCTGCTGGCCAACGGGCATATGCTGGTGGAAGGCGTGCCGGGCGTGGCCAAAACCCTCGCGGCCAAACTCCTCGCCGGCACCATCGACGCAAAGTTCTCCCGCATCCAGTTCACCCCGGACCTCATGCCGGCCGACGTGCTGGGAACTTCCATCTTCAACCCGCAAAGCAAAGAATTCGAATACAAGAAAGGCCCGATATTCGGGAATGTTATCCTGATCGACGAAATCAACCGCGCCCCGGCCAAAACGCAGGCGGCGTTGTTTGAAGTGATGGAAGAACGCCAGATCACCAACGACGGCGTTACCCACCTCCTCGACGCGCCTTTCATGGTGATCGCCACACAGAACCCCATCGAGCAGGAAGGCACTTACCGCCTGCCGGAAGCCCAGCTCGACCGTTTCCTGTTCAAAGTGGAAGTGAAGTATCCCTCGCTGGAAGACGAAGTCGCCATCCTGCAGGCCGCCAACGCCCGCGGCGGCGATCATACGGCGGTGGAGCAGGTGCGGCCCGTGGTGAGCGCTTCCACCATCATCCGGTTGCAGCAGAAAGTGCGCACCATCCTCATGGAAGAAAAGCTCCTGCAATACGTGGCCACGCTGGTGAACGAAACGCGCAACAACCCGGGCATATACCTCGGCGCATCGCCGCGCGCGTCGGTAGCGGTGATGAACTGCGCCAAAGCCGTGGCCGTAATGAACCACCGCGATTTCGTGACGCCCGACGATGTGGTGTACATCCTGCCGCACGTGTTGCGCCACCGTATCATCCTCACGCCCGAACGCGAAATGGAAGGCATCACGCCCGACGAAGTGATCGCGGAAATTCTCAAAGCCGTAGAAGTACCCAGATAA
- a CDS encoding DUF4350 domain-containing protein → MTKRIIIIGLAAAVVVLFLLLLMGISHRVAPASQQGVDPRYLRTAVHYGNKNTSPYGGKAAFSLLDKYFNGRAPRLTTRPFTHTYRKTKSLEGSNSVYIAVASRLYITEQDAVDMSAFVAAGNQLFLAVESTDSLLENTFGFSTTESTWEILPASAVQRFVNPAFSPDTVFSGKGIPMNSHLVLEDSDSAVITVLGNNAKHQPNFFRIQHGDGQLFVLLNPMTWTNSWLLENDNVQSLTWQMAYLRMHADHVYWDEFYKYQKVRRTSDNFSDMQVMLKHPPLRWALWLALLLVALYIFSESKRRQRIIPAMPVLRNNSIDFAETLGRLYYLHHNNTNLAQKMAQHLLEYIRQHYFLNTAQINAEFISGLARKSGHPREFIEGMMQMVVEVRLGGDVDDEYLHTFYNSIYQFYQKTK, encoded by the coding sequence GTGACTAAACGCATTATCATCATAGGCTTGGCCGCGGCGGTTGTGGTACTTTTCCTGTTGTTGCTGATGGGCATCAGCCACAGGGTGGCGCCTGCTTCGCAACAGGGCGTGGATCCGCGTTACCTGCGTACTGCAGTGCATTACGGCAACAAGAACACGTCCCCCTACGGCGGAAAAGCCGCCTTCTCACTGCTGGACAAATATTTCAACGGACGCGCACCGCGCCTCACCACACGGCCTTTCACGCACACCTATCGTAAAACGAAAAGCCTGGAAGGCAGTAATTCGGTGTACATCGCAGTGGCCTCGCGGCTTTACATAACGGAACAGGACGCGGTGGATATGTCGGCATTCGTTGCCGCCGGCAACCAGTTGTTCCTGGCCGTGGAAAGCACCGATTCCCTCCTCGAAAACACTTTCGGTTTTTCCACGACGGAATCCACCTGGGAAATCCTACCCGCATCCGCCGTGCAACGCTTCGTGAACCCCGCCTTTTCGCCGGACACGGTTTTTTCGGGGAAAGGGATTCCCATGAACAGCCACCTCGTGCTGGAAGACAGCGACTCCGCGGTGATCACCGTGCTGGGCAACAACGCGAAGCATCAACCCAACTTTTTCCGCATACAACACGGCGACGGGCAGCTGTTCGTTTTACTCAATCCCATGACCTGGACCAATTCCTGGTTGCTGGAAAACGATAATGTGCAGTCGCTCACGTGGCAGATGGCCTACCTGCGGATGCACGCCGACCACGTGTATTGGGATGAGTTTTACAAGTACCAGAAGGTCCGGCGCACGTCCGACAATTTCTCCGACATGCAGGTGATGCTGAAGCATCCTCCGCTGCGGTGGGCGCTCTGGCTGGCCCTGCTGCTGGTGGCGCTGTATATTTTCAGCGAAAGCAAGCGCAGGCAGCGCATCATCCCGGCCATGCCCGTGCTCCGCAACAATTCCATCGACTTCGCGGAAACCCTCGGGCGGCTGTACTACCTGCATCACAACAACACCAACCTGGCCCAGAAGATGGCCCAGCACCTGCTCGAATACATCCGCCAGCATTATTTCCTCAACACCGCACAGATCAACGCCGAATTTATCAGCGGCCTGGCCCGCAAATCCGGCCACCCCCGGGAGTTTATCGAAGGAATGATGCAAATGGTGGTGGAAGTAAGGCTCGGGGGGGATGTGGATGACGAATATTTGCATACCTTTTACAACAGCATCTATCAATTCTACCAAAAAACGAAATAA
- a CDS encoding DUF4129 domain-containing protein has product MKMLKTALLFLLLAAGVNAFAQQEPRAADTSGFRMLDSADADNIPVETMDMSESDIDTSAMTMTEEELEDMSQEDRMRYGYIEHSLYDRQPIDGFDESAQMRLTPRHPDSAAMAKLRGAEEFKYPPYKPSNSKTPGWIRAIGGWASQHLFGIRNLMFIAFGLLLIVSIVLFMNKNDIPVFRWRSRKVKQHIQAEEAVPASDLEALALAARNAGQLREAVRLRYLHTLQLLEKRGLIARSKDKTNMDYLRELGRTTYHAAFSVITLQYEYVWYGKMPLSEAQFWRVNESFDDFKKSLSQ; this is encoded by the coding sequence ATGAAGATGTTGAAGACCGCACTGCTGTTCCTGCTGCTGGCAGCCGGTGTCAACGCTTTCGCCCAGCAGGAGCCCCGGGCGGCGGATACCTCCGGCTTCCGGATGCTCGACTCGGCCGACGCGGATAATATCCCCGTCGAAACCATGGACATGTCCGAATCGGATATCGACACCTCGGCGATGACAATGACAGAAGAGGAACTGGAAGATATGTCGCAGGAAGACCGGATGCGTTACGGCTATATCGAACATTCGCTGTACGACCGGCAGCCGATCGACGGGTTCGACGAAAGCGCGCAGATGCGCCTGACGCCCCGGCACCCGGATTCCGCCGCCATGGCGAAGCTGCGTGGCGCGGAAGAATTCAAATATCCGCCCTACAAGCCTTCCAATTCCAAAACACCGGGATGGATACGGGCGATCGGGGGATGGGCGTCGCAACACCTCTTCGGCATCCGGAACCTCATGTTTATCGCATTTGGTTTATTGTTGATTGTTTCGATCGTATTGTTCATGAATAAGAACGATATCCCTGTTTTCAGGTGGCGCTCGCGGAAAGTGAAGCAGCACATCCAGGCGGAGGAAGCTGTACCGGCATCCGACCTGGAGGCACTGGCGCTCGCCGCGCGCAACGCCGGCCAGCTACGGGAGGCGGTGCGTTTGCGGTATCTGCATACTTTGCAGCTCCTGGAAAAAAGGGGGCTGATCGCCCGGTCGAAAGACAAGACGAATATGGATTACCTCCGCGAACTGGGCCGCACCACTTATCACGCGGCATTTTCCGTGATCACCTTGCAGTACGAATATGTGTGGTATGGAAAGATGCCCCTGAGCGAGGCGCAATTCTGGCGCGTGAACGAATCTTTCGACGATTTTAAAAAATCCTTATCCCAATAA
- a CDS encoding stage II sporulation protein M: MRESSFIKRNLRRWTTIREEPTEDPDVMAERFTSLVDDLAYAKTFYAHSKVTGYINGMAAGIFQRIYRDHQGDKHRFRNFFRYQLPLLIRKHHRIFLFTFCYFLLFCILGAFSAANDDSFVRGVLGDDYVNMTEENIAKGDPFGVYKDENPWMMWLRIGYNNIRVSMYCFVSGIAFSAGTLWVLFKNGIMLGSFQYMFFAKGLGLKSVLVIWIHGTLEISSIVIAGSAGVILGNSLLFPGTFSRKESLKRGALEGVKIIAALIPIFIVAAFLESFVTRHTEMPIVISVTILALSAAFMIWYFIWYPIRVEKMGYRLDMDSKLIKPAAA, encoded by the coding sequence ATGAGAGAATCTTCATTCATTAAACGTAACCTTCGACGGTGGACCACCATCCGGGAAGAACCCACCGAAGACCCGGATGTGATGGCCGAGCGGTTCACCTCCCTCGTCGACGATCTTGCTTACGCCAAAACGTTCTATGCCCACAGCAAAGTGACCGGTTATATCAACGGCATGGCCGCAGGCATCTTTCAACGCATTTACCGCGACCACCAGGGCGACAAGCACCGTTTCCGCAACTTTTTCCGGTACCAGCTGCCGCTGCTCATCCGTAAACATCACCGTATTTTCCTGTTTACTTTCTGCTATTTCCTGCTGTTCTGCATACTCGGGGCCTTTTCCGCCGCCAACGACGATTCCTTCGTGCGCGGCGTGCTGGGCGACGATTATGTGAACATGACGGAGGAAAACATCGCGAAAGGCGATCCTTTCGGCGTTTACAAAGACGAAAACCCCTGGATGATGTGGCTGCGGATCGGGTATAACAATATACGCGTATCGATGTATTGCTTCGTGAGCGGGATCGCTTTCTCGGCAGGCACGCTTTGGGTGCTGTTTAAAAACGGCATTATGCTGGGATCGTTCCAGTATATGTTTTTCGCGAAAGGGCTGGGATTGAAATCGGTGCTGGTGATCTGGATTCACGGCACGCTGGAGATCTCGTCTATCGTGATCGCGGGGAGCGCCGGCGTGATATTGGGCAACAGCCTGTTGTTCCCCGGCACCTTTTCCCGGAAGGAATCGCTGAAGCGCGGCGCGCTCGAAGGTGTGAAGATCATCGCCGCCCTGATCCCCATTTTCATCGTGGCCGCATTCCTCGAAAGCTTCGTGACGCGCCACACCGAAATGCCGATAGTAATCAGCGTTACGATCCTCGCACTGTCTGCGGCATTTATGATCTGGTATTTCATTTGGTACCCCATCCGTGTGGAAAAAATGGGTTATCGCCTCGATATGGACAGCAAACTGATTAAACCCGCCGCCGCATGA
- a CDS encoding RDD family protein, with amino-acid sequence MPNIKIPTVFNIDLEFEAADLGRRLVAYLLDLLIRGAYILLALYLIKKANVPFDSENMIEMVVVALPVSLYYLISELVMKGQSLGKRIMDIKVVSLMGNGPSISQVLLRWMFRLIESPLLTMLLIGAILSETSPLTALIVLVIGMIPVIMVLRSPLNQRLGDMAAGTILVRTRQRHSLEDTIFREIAVENYEPQFPQILRLSDRDLGKIKSVIDGTHRTKDLVMAERISFKIKEVLHIESDLPALEFLETLLNDYNYLVTRK; translated from the coding sequence ATGCCTAATATTAAAATCCCTACCGTATTCAATATTGACCTGGAGTTCGAAGCGGCGGACCTGGGCAGGCGGCTCGTGGCTTACCTGCTCGACCTGCTGATCCGGGGGGCATATATCCTGTTGGCGCTGTATCTCATCAAAAAGGCGAATGTACCTTTCGATAGCGAGAACATGATCGAAATGGTGGTGGTGGCATTACCGGTTTCGCTGTACTACCTGATTTCGGAACTGGTGATGAAAGGGCAAAGCCTGGGCAAGCGGATCATGGATATTAAAGTGGTGAGCCTGATGGGGAACGGGCCGAGCATCAGCCAGGTTTTACTCCGCTGGATGTTCCGGCTGATCGAATCGCCCTTGCTGACGATGCTGCTGATCGGCGCGATTCTCTCCGAAACCTCGCCTTTAACGGCACTGATCGTCTTGGTAATTGGGATGATCCCGGTGATCATGGTCCTGCGCTCGCCCCTGAACCAGCGGCTGGGCGATATGGCGGCGGGCACCATCCTGGTGCGCACGCGCCAGCGGCATAGCCTGGAGGACACGATCTTCCGGGAGATCGCGGTGGAGAATTACGAACCCCAATTCCCGCAGATCCTCCGCCTTTCCGACCGCGACCTGGGCAAGATAAAATCCGTGATCGACGGCACCCATCGAACCAAAGACCTCGTCATGGCTGAGCGCATTTCCTTCAAAATCAAGGAGGTACTGCATATAGAGTCGGACTTGCCGGCGCTGGAGTTCCTCGAAACCCTGCTCAACGACTACAATTACCTCGTTACACGCAAATAA
- the nagA gene encoding N-acetylglucosamine-6-phosphate deacetylase, whose translation MMLALTQARIFTGKDMITGEAILLDNGRILGLVSENSIPSDYYIIHHPGMTIVPGLLDLQIYGGGGVLFSDAPSSAALYQMAAGLLKSGTTGFLITLATNRLEVFEAAMDIVHDNPHPAVLGLHLEGPYINPVKRGAHILDCIRKPALKEVEALLKRAKGTVKMMTLAPELASPDVIQLLLDNGVVISAGHSNATFAEGMAGFNAGIQTATHLFNAMSPFHHRDVGLPGAVYQSHAFASIIPDGIHVSYETLAISKKVMGERLFLITDAVEKSEGAYPHIRQQDRFALPDGTLSGSAISLVEGVRNCVQHAGLTFEEAVRMATVYPAKLMGYTDIGAIRSGYRANFTLIDADGNAGGVYIDGQFHQ comes from the coding sequence ATGATGCTGGCGCTTACGCAAGCCCGGATTTTTACCGGCAAAGACATGATTACAGGCGAGGCCATTCTTTTGGACAACGGGCGAATCCTGGGACTTGTAAGCGAAAACAGCATACCATCAGACTATTATATCATCCATCATCCCGGGATGACGATCGTGCCGGGCTTGCTGGATCTGCAGATCTACGGAGGAGGCGGCGTCTTGTTTTCAGACGCTCCCTCCTCCGCTGCTTTATACCAAATGGCCGCGGGGCTGCTGAAATCGGGCACTACGGGCTTTCTCATCACGCTGGCCACCAACCGGCTGGAAGTGTTCGAGGCGGCGATGGACATCGTGCACGATAACCCGCATCCCGCCGTGCTGGGTCTTCATCTAGAGGGGCCGTACATTAATCCCGTAAAGCGCGGCGCCCACATCCTGGATTGCATCCGCAAACCGGCGCTCAAAGAAGTGGAAGCGCTCCTCAAACGCGCGAAGGGAACGGTGAAGATGATGACGCTGGCCCCGGAACTGGCTTCGCCGGATGTGATACAACTGTTGCTCGACAACGGCGTGGTGATCTCCGCGGGGCACAGCAATGCCACTTTCGCGGAAGGCATGGCCGGATTCAACGCCGGTATCCAGACGGCCACGCATCTATTCAACGCCATGAGCCCTTTCCATCACCGCGATGTGGGCTTGCCGGGTGCCGTTTATCAATCGCATGCCTTCGCCAGCATCATCCCCGATGGCATCCATGTGAGTTATGAAACACTGGCGATCAGTAAAAAAGTAATGGGGGAAAGATTATTCCTCATCACCGACGCGGTAGAGAAAAGCGAAGGCGCCTATCCGCATATCCGGCAGCAGGACCGCTTCGCATTGCCGGACGGCACCCTGTCGGGCTCGGCGATCTCCCTGGTGGAAGGGGTCCGCAATTGCGTGCAGCATGCGGGGTTGACGTTCGAGGAAGCGGTGCGCATGGCCACGGTGTACCCGGCGAAACTCATGGGCTATACCGATATCGGCGCCATCCGCTCCGGGTACCGCGCCAACTTCACCCTGATCGATGCTGACGGAAATGCCGGCGGCGTGTACATCGACGGGCAATTTCACCAATAA